Proteins from one Topomyia yanbarensis strain Yona2022 unplaced genomic scaffold, ASM3024719v1 HiC_scaffold_65, whole genome shotgun sequence genomic window:
- the LOC131696049 gene encoding uncharacterized protein LOC131696049, which produces MKLTLFFVLCFCLVAVSLAAPQPQIISGILSTIGNLFGIAVSTFNTILSDVQTLVDGTLTTIGAIIVNIGTAAGTALQNALNNANTALTNAQTTLNNVANAALSNISAALQAQLQAAVTNLQNLIQRLNATISAASHNASAANSTFVANVNNLTTAINLAVQNVTATLATAIGTTVSTAGSTVGTIISGVGSFFGNLFSSIFG; this is translated from the exons ATGAAATTGACACTGTTCTTCGTACTGTGCTTCTGCTTGGTTGCG GTTTCACTAGCTGCACCTCAGCCTCAAATTATCTCGGGGATACTCTCCACCATCGGAAATCTGTTTGGTATCGCCGTCTCGACTTTCAACACAATTCTCAGCGATGTGCAAACTTTGGTGGACGGCACCCTAACCACGATCGGCGCCATTATTGTCAATATTGGAACGGCGGCTGGAACTGCTCTACAAAATGCACTGAATAATGCCAATACTGCGTTGACCAACGCTCAGACAACGCTGAACAACGTGGCCAATGCGGCACTTTCGAATATTTCAGCTGCGTTGCAAGCTCAGCTTCAGGCTGCCGTGACGAACCTGCAGAACCTAATTCAGCGTCTCAATGCTACCATATCGGCTGCCTCTCACAATGCGTCCGCGGCAAACAGCACCTTCGTGGCAAATGTAAACAACCTGACAACGGCGATCAATTTGGCTGTACAGAACGTTACGGCCACCTTGGCTACGGCCATCGGAACCACAGTGTCGACTGCTGGTAGCACTGTGGGCACCATCATTTCGGGCGTCGGCAGCTTCTTCGGCAACTTGTTTTCCTCCATTTTCGGATAG